In one Hypomesus transpacificus isolate Combined female chromosome 18, fHypTra1, whole genome shotgun sequence genomic region, the following are encoded:
- the cbln4 gene encoding cerebellin-4 translates to MGLLIKAMLNSLVLLLSWAMIPEFVGAQNDTEPIVLEGKCLVVCDSNPTMDWKGSSSPLGISVRAANSKVAFSAVRSNNHEPSEMSNKTRIIYFDQILVNIGNYFTLESVFLSPRKGIYSFNFHVIKVYQSQTIQVNLMLNGKPVISAFAGDKDVTREAATNGVLLYLDKEDKVYLKLEKGNLVGGWQYSTFSGFLVFPL, encoded by the exons ATGGGGTTGTTAATCAAGGCAATGCTAAACTCTCTTGTCCTACTGCTCAGTTGGGCTATGATACCGGAATTTGTGGGAGCACAGAATGACACCGAACCAATTGTCCTAGAGGGCAAGTGTCTTGTGGTTTGCGACTCAAATCCGACTATGGATTGGAAGGGTTCGTCTTCTCCACTCGGTATCTCTGTGCGCGCAGCGAACTCCAAGGTGGCTTTCTCTGCAGTTCGGAGCAACAACCATGAACCATCGGAGATGAGCAATAAAACAAGAATCATATACTTTGATCAA ATTCTTGTGAATATAGGCAACTACTTCACACTGGAATCAGTATTTCTGTCACCTAGAAAAGGAATCTACAGTTTCAACTTTCATGTTATCAAAGTGTACCAGAGCCAGACCATTCAG GTGAACTTAATGTTGAATGGGAAACCTGTCATCTCAGCCTTCGCCGGTGACAAAGACGTGACACGGGAGGCTGCCACCAATGGAGTCCTGCTCTATCTGGATAAAGAGGACAAGGTTTACCTTAAACTGGAGAAAGGAAACCTGGTTGGGGGTTGGCAGTATTCTACTTTTTCTGGTTTTCTTGTATTTCCTCTGTAA
- the LOC124480858 gene encoding N-acetyltransferase family 8 member 3, whose protein sequence is MAQKYNLKYSIREYTAEDKNAVISLFRNGILEHVYPAFFKAMSDPDHIGVALSISMAGYVLGGSSYFQALLFGGAWAGLVYYCCHEIYEGYMKRRLGTDMADIQASFLDNPDNGFWVAEAEVNGKSKVAGVVAVTGRRGEDEDESDGSSGWNGGMMGAQEIAQDAGDGSYGEVSHMVVSFACRRKGLGAQLAQKAMDFCKERGYSRIVLDTSSPQTAANSLYQKLGFVQTSSHSNTHANRWFSKLARINVMRMEKFI, encoded by the exons ATGGCACAGAAATATAACT TGAAGTACTCCATCAGAGAGTACACGGCCGAAGATAAGAATGCCGTCATCTCACTGTTTCGTAATGGGATTTTGGAACATGTCTACCCGGCATTCTTTAAGGCCATGAGTGATCCAGACCACATTGGGGTGGCCCTCAGTATCTCCATGGCGGGATATGTGCTTGGAGGAAGTTCCTACTTCCAGGCATTACTCTTCGGGGGtgcctgggctgggctggtgtACTACTGTTGCCACGAGATTTATGAAGGCTACATGAAGAGAAGATTGGGCACAGACATGGCCGACATTCAGGCCAGCTTCCTAGACAACCCCGACAATGGCTTCTGGGTGGCAGAGGCAGAGGTCAATGGCAAGTCCAAGGTGGCCGGTGTAGTGGCAGtgacggggaggaggggggaggatgaggatgagagtGATGGCAGTAGTGGCTggaatggagggatgatgggagCCCAAGAGATAGCCCAAGATGCAGGTGATGGTAGCTATGGTGAGGTTTCCCACATGGTCGTGTCTTTTGCTTGTCGCCGCAAAGGCCTTGGTGCTCAGCTGGCTCAGAAGGCCATGGATTTCTGCAAGGAACGTGGCTACTCTCGAATCGTCTTGGACACCAGCTCACCACAGACGGCAGCCAACTCCCTTTATCAGAAGCTGGGCTTTGTTCAAACGTCCTCTCACAgtaacacacatgctaaccgcTGGTTCTCCAAGCTGGCCAGAATCAATGTGATGCGTATGGAAAAGTTTATCTAA